One segment of Carya illinoinensis cultivar Pawnee chromosome 1, C.illinoinensisPawnee_v1, whole genome shotgun sequence DNA contains the following:
- the LOC122319008 gene encoding uncharacterized protein LOC122319008 produces MLNFLCKTVLNGTHCTIRAASAAPKSLSSSRHISSTSNQHSFTVSYLMNSCGLSRDTALSASQHVNFETPDKADLVIGFFKNHGFSESQISTVIERVPPVLLADPEKTLLPKLEFLHSKGFTSPEIVGVVSRNPPILERSLKKQIVPSFVFFRNLLGTDVEAATAVKRFSGILSADLNTFVANIDIMRENGVPETNIVKFIKEHPRVFMTDPVRFKRTVEEVKEMGFNASNVKFVEAIYAMTGMSKSTWERKVNTYKRWGLSEAEIIVAFKKHPSYILASADKIERAMDFFVNKMGWECSLIVERPILVLLSLEKRIVPRTSVIKDLVSRGLVKKDIYLPTVFEYQEKKFLEKFVTPYMEASELLKLYEEEVDLSEVGREWNLLGKE; encoded by the coding sequence ATGCTGAATTTCTTGTGCAAAACTGTTCTCAATGGGACTCATTGCACCATCAGGGCTGCTTCAGCAGCCCCCAAATCATTATCATCTTCCAGACACATCTCAAGCACTTCAAACCAACACTCATTTACAGTCTCCTATCTCATGAACTCATGTGGGTTATCCCGAGACACTGCTCTATCAGCTTCTCAACATGTTAATTTTGAAACCCCAGATAAAGCAGACTTGGTCATTGGCTTTTTCAAGAACCATGGTTTCTCAGAATCCCAAATATCAACTGTCATTGAAAGAGTCCCTCCTGTGCTTTTAGCAGATCCGGAGAAAACCCTTTTGCCCAAGTTGGAATTTTTACACTCCAAAGGCTTTACAAGCCCTGAAATTGTTGGAGTCGTATCTAGAAACCCACCCATATTGGAGCGAAGTTTAAAGAAACAAATAGtcccttcttttgttttcttcaggAACTTGCTTGGAACCGATGTGGAGGCTGCTACTGCTGTTAAACGCTTTTCGGGTATTCTCTCTGCCGATCTTAACACTTTTGTGGCTAATATCGATATCATGCGAGAAAATGGAGTGCCCGAAACAAATATAGTTAAGTTTATCAAAGAACATCCCCGAGTTTTCATGACAGATCCGGTCAGGTTTAAAAGAACTGTGGAGGAAGTGAAGGAAATGGGGTTCAATGCCTCAAACGTGAAATTTGTTGAAGCTATTTATGCAATGACAGGAATGAGTAAATCGACGTGGGAGAGGAAGGTCAATACTTATAAGAGGTGGGGTTTATCTGAGGCAGAAATAATTGTAGCGTTTAAAAAGCATCCCTCGTATATTTTAGCTTCCGCGGATAAGATTGAGAGGGCAATGGATTTCTTTGTCAACAAAATGGGTTGGGAGTGTTCGCTTATTGTTGAGCGCCCGATACTTGTGTTGCTGAGCTTGGAGAAGAGAATTGTTCCGAGGACTTCAGTTATTAAAGATTTAGTGTCGAGAGGTTTGGTCAAGAAGGATATTTACTTACCTACAGTGTTCGAATATCAGGAGAAGAAGTTCCTGGAGAAGTTTGTGACGCCTTACATGGAAGCTTCTGAGCTATTGAAGCTATACGAGGAAGAAGTGGATCTTTCAGAGGTGGGAAGAGAGTGGAACTTATTAGGCAAAGAGTGA